The genomic window AGGGCGACGGCGGGGACCAGGGGAGCACGGCGAGGACGGTGCCCACCGCAGCCGGGCCGGCCGCACCGAGGCCGGAGCCGAGGGTCCGCCCGGCCAGCCCGGAGCCGGCCGCGGTGCCGAGGTCGTACGCCGCGACCGACACCGCCACCCCCAGGGTGGGCGCCACGCCGGCGAACCGGACGGCCAGCGCGGACAGCACCGGGTCGGCGCTGATGCCCACGAGGCCGAGCAGCGCGACGAGCACCACCGTGGGCGCGGCCAGCGGGGACAGCAGGGTGAGGGTCAGCTCCCCAGCGACGCAGGAGCGTCTTGACCGCGCGCCGCTCGTCCATGGCGCGGTGGCTCTCGGCGGCCTGATCGAGCGGCAGCTCCAGGGCGAAGACGCGGTCCGGGTCGATGGCCCGGATGGCCTGCGTCATCGACTCCTGCGTGCCGACGGCCTCGATGACCGGGTGCGCGCCGAGGACGGCGCGGACCTGCGCCTGACCGTCTGCACCGCCGTCCCGGGGTCACCGTCGGAGGACGGCCTCACGCTGCTGGCCAGCCGGGCGGCGTCGGCGGGGGAGGAGCAGGCGGAGGACCGGACGGGCGACCGCGTCTGACCGTCCGTGGCTCAGCCGACGGGCAGCGCGGTCAGCCGTGCGGCCAGGTCGGCGTTGCGACGCAGGAACGGTCCCCACCCGGCCGGCGCACGGGTGCCGGCCGTCGCGCGGGCGCAGGCCTCCTGCTCCCAGCCCCGCACCCGGCCGCGCCGGATGCGCAGCCGCACCAGGACGTCGCCCGTCCAGCCGGTGACGTCCTCGTCGGCCTCCCCACCGGGCGCGGTGACCCGCTGCGGCGCGACCACCCACTCGAGGGCCCCGATCTCCTCCTGGATCCTGGCGGCCGCCTCGTAGGCCTGCGCCCGGGCCGCGGCGTCCCGCCGGGCGGTCAGCGCCGCCAGCGCCGCGGCCACTGCGGCGGGCTCGCGGTCGAGCACGGAGGTCACCGCCGCGGCGAGCTCCGCGACGAGGGTGTCCCGCGCGCCGCGCAGCCGCGCCAGCTCCCGCGCGCCCGCGCTGGGGGCGGGCCGGCGGAGCCGAGCGGGTACACGCGGTCCAGTCCGGAGACCGCCAGCCGCACCTTGCGGCGGCCGAGGTAGGGACCGAAGACACGGACGCCGGGCGCCGGCCGGTGCTCGGGGACGACGGCGAGGCCCGGCGCCTCCGGAGAGGGGTCCAGCCGGATGCCGACGGGGACCTCCAGGCCGCCGGCGATCCGGTTCCACGGGGGGAGCGACCGCTCGAGCAGGTTGCGCTCGGCCCACGCCGCCTCGTGGGCGGAGTCGCAGACCAGCGCCTCGATCCGGGCGACCCGCGCCACCATCTGCCGCAGGTGGCGACGGTCGCGCAGGTCGCCCCAGTAGGAGCCGACGCGGCGGCGCAGCTCCCCGGCGCGGCCGACGTAGAGCACGCGGTCGGCGTCGTCCCGGAAGCGGTACACGCCGGGAGCCGCCGGCAGCGCGGCGACGGCGTCCGGTCGGGCGGTCACGCCTCCATCGTGCGCACCCCGCCTCCACGGGGGCGGCGCCGCGCCCCACGCGCCCCGGGCGCCACACCGGCCCCGCCCCGGGAGGGCGTCAGGCGCCGGCCAGCCAGGCCAGCAGGCGGCCCCGGGACCAGCAGCGGCCGACGGCCTCGGCGTGCAGGGTCGAGTGCCCGGACACCACCACCCCGACGATGCTGTGCCCCGACGCGCGGCGGTCGCCCAGCGTCGGGACGGCCGGCGCCACGCCGACCCCCTCCGCGGACACCCACGCCACCGGCCGGCCGGTCGCCGCCTCGTCGAGGCGCTGCAGGAGGCGCAGCCGGCTCGCGGGCTCCGACCGCGATAGCGCCCACGTCGTCGTGACGACGGGCAGGGCGCCGGCGGGCACCCGGGCGAGGGCGTCGGGCAGCACCTCGACGGCGTCGCCCCGCAGCAGCAGGGGAGGGGCCGTCGCCGCCAGCGCCATCTCCGCGTCGAGCCGCGCGCGCTCCTCCGGCCGGTCCGGCGGCAGGCAGGCGCGCAGCCACCGGGCGTCGTCCGGATCGGTGACGTCCAGCGGGTCGACGTCGACCACGATCCGGGTGACCACCTCGGGCACCGCCCGCTCCGGGACGGGCCGGGCGCCCACGGTGGCGCACGAGTGCTGCACGGGGGACGACGGGTCGCCCAGCGTCGGGCCGTCGCCGTAGGTGATGCCGACGCGGTCGACGGTGAGGTCGAGACCGGCCGGACAGCCGACGGCCACCAGCCCGACCGCGTCCGCGCCGGCCCGGCGCGCCGCCTCGGCGATCGCCGGGTACAGCACGGCGCAGCGTCCGGTCTCGTCGGGACGCGGCCGCCGGGAGGCGGCGGTCGCCGCGACCGCCTCGGCCATCCGGACCAGCGTGTCGACCGCCGCGCCGGCGGCGGCGTCGCCGTCCGCCGCGGCGTAGGCCGCGGCGAGCGCCGGGGCGCGCCCGGCGAGGGCGAGGTCGTGCAGCGCGGCGAGGACCAACGCGGGCTGCCGCCGGCGCGCCGGCACCGCCGCGAGGGCGCGCAGTGCCTCGTCGGACTGCCCGAGGGCGACGGCGACGCGCCCGTGCAGCGGGGAGGTCCCGGCGGCCTCGCCCTGCCCGAACCGCCGGTACACCTCGGCGAGGGAGCGGCTCCTGCCTCCGGTCACGGCGCCTCCTGCGGTCGGTCGGGGGACCCCGACCATCCCAGGCCGCCGGGGGCCGGATCCGGACCGCTGCGCGTCAGCCTCCGGTGTCCGGGCCCGCCGCGGCGGCCGCCCCGGGCCGCCCCGCGCGCGCGGACGGTGCCGCCGCGTCCCCGGGGAGCCCGACGTAGAGGTACCGCGGCGCGCGGGTGACCCTCTCGTGGAAGGTGCCGTCCTCGCCGTCGTACTCGCTGACCAGGACCGATCCGTTCGGCAGGACGTCCTGGACCACCGCGACGTGGCCGTAGCCGCCGGCCTCCCGGGCCGCTCCCCAGGGCGCGCCCCACGGTGCCTCGGGGGAGCGCTCCCCCGGGTTCCACTGGGCGATGCTGCCGACGGCCGGCGTGGACCGGACGGGGAAGCCGGCCGCGAGCGCGGCGTCGTCCCAGCTCCCGGCGGAGGTGAACAGCCCGTTCCCCGCCGGTCCGCGGGTGAGCAGGCCGAAGGGCACCCCTCGTGCGTTGAGGTACCAGGCCGCGTACGAGGTGCACTGCCGCGCGACGAAGCCCCACGGGTCGAGCGCCAGGCCCCGGTCGGTCGCCAGCGGGTAGACGCCTCCCGGCGGGCCCGGTCGCAGGTGGTGGCCGCGGGCGTCGGCCGTGGGGAGCCCGTGGCACCAGGCGGCGGCGAGGACGAGGAGGAGGACCGCGAGCCGCGCGACGACCACGGGTCGGGTCCGCAGGCCGCCGGGACGGGGCGGCGCGGTGAGGCGCGGACGCAGCGGTGCGAGCGGGATGGGGACCTCCCGACTGTCCCGGCCGGGACCGACGGTCCCGCCCGGACCGGCGCGGCGCCGGGGAGCGGGGCCGGGGTCGGATCCGGGTCGTCAGGACGACAGGGCGCGGCGTCTCGGCCGTCCTTGGACCCCTGACCGCGCCGTGGACGGATACCCCGCGCGCGGGAGCGCACACCCGCCCGCGGGCGGGGCCGGTGGAGCGCCGTGCTACCGCAGGACGGGTGCCCGGTTCGCCATCTCGAGGAGCACGTCGGCGTGGCACGGCTCGTCGACCGGGCACCAGCACGCCAGGTCCCGGCCGGCGAGCAGCAGGCGGGCCTGCCCGGCGTGGGCGCTCCCCGCCCACCGGCGGTACCACGCGACGGCGGTGGCCCGGTCGGGACAGCGGACCACGCGGACGCCGTCGTCGTGGACACCGGGCTCGCGGGAGGTGGGCAGGGGCCAGCCGGTGCCGTCCTCGCCGTCGTCGTCACAGCCGGCCGGCCACATGTAGGTCCCGCCGACCCGGAACGGGTTGCCCCAGCGCGACGGCCGGGCGACGACGACGGTGCCGGGCGGCTTGCGCCAGCCGCGGGCCCGGGACAGCTGCACGCGCCGCGGTGTCCTCATGCGCCGATGCTGCTCCCGGGGTGTGACAGGACCGGCCCGGCGCTCCCGGCACACTGGGCG from Geodermatophilus normandii includes these protein-coding regions:
- a CDS encoding DUF4326 domain-containing protein, whose product is MRTPRRVQLSRARGWRKPPGTVVVARPSRWGNPFRVGGTYMWPAGCDDDGEDGTGWPLPTSREPGVHDDGVRVVRCPDRATAVAWYRRWAGSAHAGQARLLLAGRDLACWCPVDEPCHADVLLEMANRAPVLR
- a CDS encoding nucleotide excision repair endonuclease, which produces MTARPDAVAALPAAPGVYRFRDDADRVLYVGRAGELRRRVGSYWGDLRDRRHLRQMVARVARIEALVCDSAHEAAWAERNLLERSLPPWNRIAGGLEVPVGIRLDPSPEAPGLAVVPEHRPAPGVRVFGPYLGRRKVRLAVSGLDRVYPLGSAGPPPARARGSWRGCAARGTPSSRSSPRR
- a CDS encoding DUF2332 domain-containing protein; amino-acid sequence: MTGGRSRSLAEVYRRFGQGEAAGTSPLHGRVAVALGQSDEALRALAAVPARRRQPALVLAALHDLALAGRAPALAAAYAAADGDAAAGAAVDTLVRMAEAVAATAASRRPRPDETGRCAVLYPAIAEAARRAGADAVGLVAVGCPAGLDLTVDRVGITYGDGPTLGDPSSPVQHSCATVGARPVPERAVPEVVTRIVVDVDPLDVTDPDDARWLRACLPPDRPEERARLDAEMALAATAPPLLLRGDAVEVLPDALARVPAGALPVVTTTWALSRSEPASRLRLLQRLDEAATGRPVAWVSAEGVGVAPAVPTLGDRRASGHSIVGVVVSGHSTLHAEAVGRCWSRGRLLAWLAGA
- a CDS encoding CHAP domain-containing protein gives rise to the protein MVVARLAVLLLVLAAAWCHGLPTADARGHHLRPGPPGGVYPLATDRGLALDPWGFVARQCTSYAAWYLNARGVPFGLLTRGPAGNGLFTSAGSWDDAALAAGFPVRSTPAVGSIAQWNPGERSPEAPWGAPWGAAREAGGYGHVAVVQDVLPNGSVLVSEYDGEDGTFHERVTRAPRYLYVGLPGDAAAPSARAGRPGAAAAAGPDTGG